The sequence CGCCAGCACCGACGCGCCTTGCGCGAGGTGCACCGGATCGGCATCTTCCGCCTCGTTGTGGCTCAGTCCGGCCTTGCACGGCACAAACACCATCGCGGCCGGCGCGACGTACGACAGGTTCACCGCGTCGTGCCCCGCGCCGCTGCACATCTCCAGATACGGATAGCCGGCAGTGGCCGTTGCCTGCCGCACTCGCGCGACGCACTCGGCATCGAACACCACCGGCTCGTATTCGGCGATGGTCTGCACCTGCACGCTCGCGCCGCGCAGCGCGGTACGTTGCAGGCAGATCGCCTCGATGTCCGCGACGAGCCGCTGCAGCGCCGGCCGCGACGGGTGGCGCACGTCGACACTGAACCTGACCTTGCCGGGTATCGTGCTCGGCGAGTTCGGCTGGCACGCGACATGCCCCACGGTGACGCGCGCATCGGCATCGAACCCGTGACCGTGCTCGACGATCGCGGCGATCATCGTGGCCGCCGCGCCCATCGCGTCCTTGCGCACGCTCATCGGCGTCGTGCCGGCATGCGACTCGAAGCCCGTCACGGTGACGTCGAGTTCGTAGATGCCCTGCACGCCGGTGACGACGCCGATCGGCACACCGGCCTGCTCCAGCACCGGCCCTTGTTCGATATGCGCTTCGAAATAGGCCTTCGGCATCTGTCGCTCGCGCGCTCGGCCGGCGAAGCCGGTGCGCTCGAGTTCGTGGCCGAGCAGCACGCCCGTCTGCATGCACGACCGGGCCAGTGCGGTCTCGAGATCCAGCGTGCCGGCATAGACGGCCGAGCCCATCATGCCCGGCGTGAAGCGCGAACCCTCTTCGTTGGTCCATGCCACGACGTCGATCGGATGCCGGGTCGCGATGCCGTGCTCGTTCAGCGTGCGAACGGCCTCGAGGCCGGCGAGCACGCCATAGACGCCGTCGAAGCGACCGCCGAGCGGCTGCGTGTCGAGATGACTGCCGCACATCACGGCCGCCGCGTCGGGCTGCGTGCCCGGCCGGCGTGCGAACACGTTGCCGATCGGATCGATGCGGACGGCGCAACCGGCTTCCTCGCACCAGCGGATGAAGCGGCGCCGGCCCAGCACGTCGTCGTCGCTCAGCGCGAGCCGGCAACTGCCGCCGTGCGCGGTCGCGCCAATCGTCGCCATGTCCATCAGCGAATCCCACAGCCTTTGCTGGTTAACGAGAATCATCGTGGCCGCTCCTGAAAAACATCGAGCATATACACTCGATCCGACAAGAAAAATCCAAGATTTCGTTGCAGACGATAATTTTTACTTGTCACCCGGTGTTCCGCCCGGAACCCCGCGTTGCCCTCCCGATCGGTCGCCTCGCCCATGAAGCTCAAACAGCTCGATGCCTTTCTCGCGGTCGCCGAGCACCGAACCATCCGCGGCGCGGCCCGCGCGCTCGGCGTCACGCAACCGGCCGTCAGCAGCATCGTGCGCGAGCTCGAACTCGAACTGGGCGTGCCGCTCGTCATGCGCAGCGTCAAGGGGATCGCACTGACCGACTACGGCAGTGCGTTTGCGATTCGCGCGCGGCTGATCGTCGAGGAGATCCAGCGCACGCGCGACGAAATCGAGCAGTTGCGGCTGGGCACGACCGGATCGGTGTCGATCGCGGTCAGTCCGACCGTCGCGCTGACCATCCTGCCACGTGCGTTCGATGCATTCACGCGCGATCTGCCCGGAGCGACCGTGAACGTCGACGACGCGCTGACCGCGACGGATCTCGCGCGACTGCGCGACGGCTCGCTCGATTTCATCGTCACGCATCAACTGTCGAACGCGATGCCGGACACCGACGAATTCGCCAGCATTCCGTTGTTCCGGACGGCGTTCGCGGTCGTGGCAAGAAACCGGCATCGGCTCGCACGCGCCCGCTCGTTGCGCGAGCTGACCGATGCTCGATGGTGCGTGCCGCGCTACGGAGAAGGCGGGGATGATCTGGTCCGCTCGATCTTCATGCCGTTCGGCATCGACATGCCGAAGCGGGTGATCCACTGCCCGTCGTTTGCCGCGACGCTGGGGCTCGTGTCGCAGACGGATGCGCTCGGCGTGTTCGCCCGGCCGCTCGCCGACGTCGAACACAAGTCGCGCGGAATCGTCGCATTGAATCTCGTCGAGCCGCTGCCGGCCTTGACGGTCGCGATCGTGATGCGGCGGCATGCGTTGTTGACGCCGGCCGCGCTGCATTTCATCGAATGCCTGAAGATGGCGTCCGCCACCGTCGCGGGCAAGGACGACGGTTCATGATGATCGTCAGCGCACGTGCACGCCGCGCAACTCCGTCAGCAACGCAACGAGACGATCGATGTGCGCGTCTTCCGTGCGCCACGACGACACGCTGATGCGGAACGCCGGCCGCCCTTGCCACACGGTCGCGCCGAACCATACGTCGCCCGACGCCTGCGCGGCCTCGAGGATCGCGGCAGTCTCGTCGTCGGTGCCGGCGCGCACGAGCACCTGGTTCAGCACGACACGGTTCAGCACGTCGTAGCCGGCGGCACGCAGGCCGTCCGCGACACGCGCCGCCTGCGCGCAATGCCGCTCGACCATCGTGGCCACGCCGGCGCGGCCGAGCGAACGCAGCGCGGCCCACACGGGAATGCCGCGCGCGCGCCGCGAGAACTCGAGGTTCAGGTTCTTCTGCGCGTCCTGCGCACCGGTCAGGTAGACGGCGTCGCTATTCATCGCGGTCGCGAGCGCGGCCGCGTCGCGACAGATCACCATCGCGCCGTCGTACGGCGTGTTGAGCCACTTGTGGCCGTCGGTCGTCCAGCTATCCGCGCCGTCGACGCCGTCCGTCAGCGCGCGCTTCGACGACGCGCGAGCCCACAGGCCGAACGCGCCGTCCACGTGCACCCATGCGCCGGCCGCCTTCGCGGGCGGAATCAATGCCGCGAACGGATCGAATTCGCCGGTGTTCACTTCGCCGGCCTGCACACAGAAGATCGTCATATCGTCGAGCGGCGGCAACTCCGCCGGGTCGATGCGGCCGTGCGCGTCGACCGGCGCGACGACGACGCGCTTCATCCCGAAGCCGAGCACGCGCAGCGCCTTCTTCACCGTGATGTGCGCGAGCCCGGAGATCACGACCTTCACCTCGGGCGCGCCGATCAGGCCGTCCTCGTCGACGTCCCAGCCCTTGCGCGCGAGCAGCGCGCGCCGCGCGGCAACCAGCGCGACGAGCGTGCAGGCCGTCGCGCTCGTGCCGAACCCGACCGCGCTGCCTTCGGGCAGCGCAAGCGCGTCGACCACCCAGCGCGCGGCCTGGCGCTCGATCGTCGCGGCCACCGGCGAATTCGCGTAAGACGACGCGCACTGGTCCCACGCGAGCATCAGCCGCTCGGCCGCCGCCGCGGCCGGCAGCGCGGCGCCGATCACGAAGCCGAAGTAGTTCGGGCCGTTCGACGCGACGGTCGCGGGCGTGCCCCGCTCGTCGAGCAGGCGCAGCACGTCGTCGGCCGGGCGGCCCGCATCGGGCAGCGGCTCGTCGAACGCGGCGAGACCGGCCAGCGCGGCCGCGTCGGGAAACGCGCGCCGCTCGTTCGTCGCAGCCAGATACGCGTGTGCGCGCCGGTCGGCGTCGGCCAGCAGTGCAAGTTCGTCCATGTCGGTTGCCTCGGTGGGAGTCAGAGTTGCGAGAGATCGCGGCCGAGCCGCTGCAGCGCGCCGTCGATCCGCTTGTAGTACGTGAACTTGCCGACGCGGGTCGCCTGCACGAGCCCGGCATCCGCGAGGATGCGCATGTGGCGCGTGGTCGTGGCCGGCGCGATGCCGAGCTTCTCGGTGATGTATGTGCAGCACACGCCGAGTTCGTCGAAATCGCCGTGCGGCTGCGGCGGGAAATGCTTGCGCGGCTGCTTGAGCCAGCGCATCACGGCCAGACGGCTTTCGTTGGCCAGTGCGCTGATGCGGGTGACGTCGTCCATAGGTTTCGGTTTGGTTTGACGTTTTGAATATTAGCTAAATGACGAAACGTGAGCAATCGGTTTGAAGTCCGATTTCAGCCGATCATGTCGCGCGCCGGATCGCCACATCGGCATGCGATGCGATCGCAGCAAGACAGACGCCGCAACGTGCCGCAGACAGCGTGAACCACGCGCCTTTACGTCCCCGCCAGCGCCTGCGCCAGCTTGTCGATCAGCGCGCGCACGCGTCGCGGCTGCACGGTGCTGCCCGGATAGACGATCTGCAAATCGACGTCGCCCGGCGAGAACGCGCGCAAGACCTCGACGAGCGCGCCGGACGCCAGATCCTGCTCGACGTCGACCAGCGACTTCAGCGCAACGCCGTGCCCCGCGACACACCACGCGCGCACGAGCGCGCCGTCATTGGCCACGCGCCGGCCGCGCACCGTCACGCGCTTCAATTCGCCATCGATGCTGAACGGCCATTCGGAATACAGGTCCGGCCCGAAACGCATCACGATGCAGTCGTGCGCGGCGAGATCGTCCGGATGCCGTGGCGTGCCGTGTGCGGCGAGATACGCGGGCGACGCGCACACCACGCGCCGCGCACGGCCGAGCGAACGGCTGCGCAGCGAACTGTCCGCGAGCGTGCCGCGGCGGATCGCGAAATCGAGCCCCTGCCCGACGAGATCGACGTAGCCGTCGCCGAGATGCAGGTCGACCGTGACGCGCGGATGCTCGGCCAGGAACGCGTCGACGACGGGCACGACGCGCTCGCGCCCGAGGTCGGCCGGCGCACTCAGGCGCACGGGCCCCGACAGCGTCTGCGCGCCCACGCGCACGCGGCTTTCGAGCTCGTCGGCCTCGGCCAGCAAGCGCCGCGCGCCCGCGACGAGCGTGCGGCCCTCGTCGGTCAGGCTGATCGCGCGCGTCGTGCGCGTGAGCAGCGCCGCGCCGTAGTAGCTCTCGAGCGCCGCCAGCCGCTCGGACACCGTGGCTGGCGACAGGCCGACCTCACGGCCCGCCGCAGCCAGCCCGCCCTTCTCCACGATGCGCAGGAACAGCGCGAGGTTATCGAGCAGCATTGTTCGCCTTCTCCGAAGGATATTTTCGCCATCCTCCCGATTATCAGGAAAAGACGCAAACGGTACATTGGCTGCCTGACGATCGACACGCGGTCCCGCACCGGTCACACGACGAAAGGAAATGCACATGGAATACCGTACGCTCGGCCGCTCCGGCCTCAAGGTTCCCGTCCTGAGCTTCGGCGCAGGCACCTTCGGCGGCGCCGGCCCGCTGTTCGGCGCATGGGGCAACACGGGCGTCGACGAAGCGCGCCGCCTGGTCGACATCTGCCTGGAAGCCGGCGTCAACCTGTTCGACACGGCCGACGTGTATTCCGACGGCGCGTCCGAGCGCGTGCTCGGCGCCGCGATCAAGGGGCGTCGCGACCAGGTGCTGATCTCGACGAAGACGGGCCTGCCGACCGGCGACGGCCCGAACGACGCGGGCACGTCGCGCGCGCGGCTCGTGCGCGCCGTCGACGACGCGCTGCGCCGCCTCGACACCGACTACATCGACCTGCTGCAGCTTCACGCGTTCGACGCGGGCACGCCGGTCGAGGAAGTGATGTCGACGCTCGACGATCTCGTGCGCACGGGCAAGCTGCGCTATATCGGCGTGTCGAACTTCGCGGGCTGGCAGATCATGAAATCGCTCGCGGCGGCCGACCGGCACGGCGGGTCGCGCTACGTGGCGAACCAGGTCTACTACTCGCTCGTCGGCCGCGACTACGAGTGGGACCTGATGCCGCTCGGCGCCGACCAGGGTCTCGGCGCGCTGGTGTGGAGCCCGCTCGGCTGGGGCAGGCTCACCGGCAAGATCCGGCGCAATGCACCGCTGCCCGAAGGCAGTCGCCTGCATGAGACGGCCAGCTACGGGCCGCCGGTCGACGACGCGCGCCTGTACGACGTGGTCGATGCGCTCGACGCGATCGCGGAGGAAACCGGCAAGACGGTGCCGCAGATCGCGCTGAACTGGCTGCTGCAGCGCCCGACCGTGTCGTCGGTGATCATCGGCGCGCGCAACGAGGAGCAGTTGCGCCAGAACCTCGGCGCGGTCGGCTGGGCGCTGACCGATGCGCAGGTCGCGAAGCTCGACGCGGCGAGCGCGGTGGCAGCGCCTTATCCGTACTTTCCGTATCGCCGGCAGGAAGCGTTCGCGCGGCTCAATCCGCCGATGCGGGGGTAGCGGCGACGGCGACGCGGCGCGACGGCAGCAGACATGTCAGCACGGCCTCGCCCGCCGGGCCGACCTGCTACCTGCAGGATCTGTTCACGCTCGACAGCGAACGCGGCAAGGGCGTCGGCCGTGCGCTGATCGAAGCCGTGTACGACGCCGCGCGCCGGCATCGCGCCGAGCGCGTGTACTGGCAGACGCACGAGACGAATCACACGGCGATGCGGCTTTACGACACCATCGCGGAAAAACCGGGGTCCGTGGTCTACCGGAAGGTGCTGCCGCGCTGAGCGCGCCGGGTCAGGCGCTCAACGCGCGCGGCATCTCGCCGAGGCCCATCAGCACGTTGTACGTCATCGCAGCCTTGGTAGCCCGAAGGACACAAAACCTTCCTTTTTATCGATTTCTGTATCCCTCGGGCTACAATTTCGACGTGCTATTTTGTAGCAGAGGGGCTACAATCAGAACCAGTTTGGCAATTTTTGATGCCCTGGGGCTACAAATGACAACACTGGCCGATGTCGGAGAGATGCTGAGAGACGCCCGCCGCACGGCAGGTCTTTCACAGAAAGAACTGGCTGAGCACGCCGGTGTCGCACGCACGACGCTCGCCCGCATGGAAACGCTTGCGCGAGGAGACATGAGCGTATCCGCGCTCGTTCGCCTCCTTGAGGCCGCCGGCTATGACCTGCGAACGGTCAAGCGCGGACACAGGCGCACGCTGGACGACGTGCTGGCCGAACAGCGCACGACGGGAGACGCGTGACATGCGCCTTCACGTCTACGTCAAAGGCAAACTCGTTGCCCATCTCTACCGTCAGGCGGACGACTATGCGCTGCGCTACACCGCGGATGCGACTGCCGACGATTTTGCCAGCCTGACCATGCCCGTTCGCAACGATGCCTGGGTCTGGCCTCGCGATCTGCATCCCTTCTTCCGGCAGAACCTGCCGGAAGGGTTTCTCTTTCAAGTGATTCGCGAAGAGTTCGGCCCCTATCTCGACGGAACGGATCTTTCGCTTCTGGCCATCATCGGCGGTTCCGGCATCGGCCGGGTAACCGTCGCACCCGAAAGCGGCGCGCCCGGCGGCGAACTTGACCCGCTCGACCTGAAGAGCCTGCTGCACGAGGACATCACAACCGCACGCTTTGCGGAACTTGTACGGTACTACGCGCGCGCGGCAATTTCAGGCGCCGTACCCAAATTCCTTGCACCTGAACGCTCGTCGGCTCAGGCACCGGTAGGCAAGCAAACGCTACGCACGAGCCGACACATCATCAAGGGGTCCGACGAGCAAACGCCCTATCTGGGTTTCAACGAGCATTACTCGATGCAGGTGCTGGCAAGACTTGGCGTCGCTCGAGTCGCGAAGACCACGATGTCGGACGACGGCCGCGTGCTCGTCGTTGACCGGTTCGATATCGACGAGCAAGGCAAACCGGCGTTTGGCCTGGAAGACGCTTGCAGCCTGCTTGGCCTGCCTCCGCATGAAAAGTACCGCCCGTCGACCGAACAGGTTCTCAACGCGACAAAGCCCTACATCGGCGCCGCCAACTGGAGACGAGAGGCCGAGCAGCTCGGCTGGCAGCTCATCGCCAACTATGTTGTGCGCAATGCGGACTGCCACGCCAAGAACATTGCGCTTCTCTACTCGAACATCGACGACGTCGTCTACACGCCCGCCTACGACATTGTCACCACCGAGGCCTATCCGCGCTTCGCGAACAATCCTCCCGGACTGAGCGTCGAAGGTCGCAAAACGTGGGCGCCCGGGAAGACGCTGGAACGTTTCTTCAACACTCGCCTCGGCATCCCGCCGAAGCGATATCGTGAAATGGCCGAGGCGCTGTGCGACTCGGCCGTATCAACAGGAAAAGACATCGTCGAAGCGGCAAAAAACGAGACGCGGTGGCATTGGATAGCCAAGCAGATGCTGCACGCATGGAACGAGGGGATGGGATCGCTCCGTAGCGCCAAACCACAGGTGGCGCTCAAAGCGCTCACGCCGATCATCGAGGCCGCCGGTTTCCCGGATGCAGATCGGGCCGATAGCGCGAGAGAGGTCATTGGCCGCTCGGAATTGCTGGCCAATCACGACAAGGGAAGCTGACGCCCGCCCAGGGTCAGCCAACAGGAGCAAGTCCGGGGCTTCTCTCAACCCACCGGCCGCGCCTTGATCCACAGAAACAGCGGCACACGCGCCCACTGCTTGAGCT comes from Burkholderia pyrrocinia and encodes:
- a CDS encoding aldo/keto reductase; its protein translation is MEYRTLGRSGLKVPVLSFGAGTFGGAGPLFGAWGNTGVDEARRLVDICLEAGVNLFDTADVYSDGASERVLGAAIKGRRDQVLISTKTGLPTGDGPNDAGTSRARLVRAVDDALRRLDTDYIDLLQLHAFDAGTPVEEVMSTLDDLVRTGKLRYIGVSNFAGWQIMKSLAAADRHGGSRYVANQVYYSLVGRDYEWDLMPLGADQGLGALVWSPLGWGRLTGKIRRNAPLPEGSRLHETASYGPPVDDARLYDVVDALDAIAEETGKTVPQIALNWLLQRPTVSSVIIGARNEEQLRQNLGAVGWALTDAQVAKLDAASAVAAPYPYFPYRRQEAFARLNPPMRG
- a CDS encoding pyridoxal phosphate-dependent decarboxylase family protein — its product is MDELALLADADRRAHAYLAATNERRAFPDAAALAGLAAFDEPLPDAGRPADDVLRLLDERGTPATVASNGPNYFGFVIGAALPAAAAAERLMLAWDQCASSYANSPVAATIERQAARWVVDALALPEGSAVGFGTSATACTLVALVAARRALLARKGWDVDEDGLIGAPEVKVVISGLAHITVKKALRVLGFGMKRVVVAPVDAHGRIDPAELPPLDDMTIFCVQAGEVNTGEFDPFAALIPPAKAAGAWVHVDGAFGLWARASSKRALTDGVDGADSWTTDGHKWLNTPYDGAMVICRDAAALATAMNSDAVYLTGAQDAQKNLNLEFSRRARGIPVWAALRSLGRAGVATMVERHCAQAARVADGLRAAGYDVLNRVVLNQVLVRAGTDDETAAILEAAQASGDVWFGATVWQGRPAFRISVSSWRTEDAHIDRLVALLTELRGVHVR
- a CDS encoding Zn-dependent hydrolase, whose protein sequence is MILVNQQRLWDSLMDMATIGATAHGGSCRLALSDDDVLGRRRFIRWCEEAGCAVRIDPIGNVFARRPGTQPDAAAVMCGSHLDTQPLGGRFDGVYGVLAGLEAVRTLNEHGIATRHPIDVVAWTNEEGSRFTPGMMGSAVYAGTLDLETALARSCMQTGVLLGHELERTGFAGRARERQMPKAYFEAHIEQGPVLEQAGVPIGVVTGVQGIYELDVTVTGFESHAGTTPMSVRKDAMGAAATMIAAIVEHGHGFDADARVTVGHVACQPNSPSTIPGKVRFSVDVRHPSRPALQRLVADIEAICLQRTALRGASVQVQTIAEYEPVVFDAECVARVRQATATAGYPYLEMCSGAGHDAVNLSYVAPAAMVFVPCKAGLSHNEAEDADPVHLAQGASVLANLLADCAR
- a CDS encoding type II toxin-antitoxin system HipA family toxin encodes the protein MRLHVYVKGKLVAHLYRQADDYALRYTADATADDFASLTMPVRNDAWVWPRDLHPFFRQNLPEGFLFQVIREEFGPYLDGTDLSLLAIIGGSGIGRVTVAPESGAPGGELDPLDLKSLLHEDITTARFAELVRYYARAAISGAVPKFLAPERSSAQAPVGKQTLRTSRHIIKGSDEQTPYLGFNEHYSMQVLARLGVARVAKTTMSDDGRVLVVDRFDIDEQGKPAFGLEDACSLLGLPPHEKYRPSTEQVLNATKPYIGAANWRREAEQLGWQLIANYVVRNADCHAKNIALLYSNIDDVVYTPAYDIVTTEAYPRFANNPPGLSVEGRKTWAPGKTLERFFNTRLGIPPKRYREMAEALCDSAVSTGKDIVEAAKNETRWHWIAKQMLHAWNEGMGSLRSAKPQVALKALTPIIEAAGFPDADRADSAREVIGRSELLANHDKGS
- a CDS encoding helix-turn-helix domain-containing protein, whose product is MTTLADVGEMLRDARRTAGLSQKELAEHAGVARTTLARMETLARGDMSVSALVRLLEAAGYDLRTVKRGHRRTLDDVLAEQRTTGDA
- a CDS encoding LysR family transcriptional regulator, which translates into the protein MLLDNLALFLRIVEKGGLAAAGREVGLSPATVSERLAALESYYGAALLTRTTRAISLTDEGRTLVAGARRLLAEADELESRVRVGAQTLSGPVRLSAPADLGRERVVPVVDAFLAEHPRVTVDLHLGDGYVDLVGQGLDFAIRRGTLADSSLRSRSLGRARRVVCASPAYLAAHGTPRHPDDLAAHDCIVMRFGPDLYSEWPFSIDGELKRVTVRGRRVANDGALVRAWCVAGHGVALKSLVDVEQDLASGALVEVLRAFSPGDVDLQIVYPGSTVQPRRVRALIDKLAQALAGT
- a CDS encoding LysR substrate-binding domain-containing protein: MKLKQLDAFLAVAEHRTIRGAARALGVTQPAVSSIVRELELELGVPLVMRSVKGIALTDYGSAFAIRARLIVEEIQRTRDEIEQLRLGTTGSVSIAVSPTVALTILPRAFDAFTRDLPGATVNVDDALTATDLARLRDGSLDFIVTHQLSNAMPDTDEFASIPLFRTAFAVVARNRHRLARARSLRELTDARWCVPRYGEGGDDLVRSIFMPFGIDMPKRVIHCPSFAATLGLVSQTDALGVFARPLADVEHKSRGIVALNLVEPLPALTVAIVMRRHALLTPAALHFIECLKMASATVAGKDDGS
- a CDS encoding ArsR/SmtB family transcription factor, whose amino-acid sequence is MDDVTRISALANESRLAVMRWLKQPRKHFPPQPHGDFDELGVCCTYITEKLGIAPATTTRHMRILADAGLVQATRVGKFTYYKRIDGALQRLGRDLSQL